One stretch of Pseudomonas fluorescens Q2-87 DNA includes these proteins:
- a CDS encoding NAD-dependent succinate-semialdehyde dehydrogenase: MLKNQLKDPSLLAELAYIDGQWMGADNAATLDVIDPASGQVLARVPAMQGVETRRAIEAAERAWPAWRARPAAERAALLERWYQAMIDNLDDLALIMTCEQGKPLNEAKGEIRYGAGFVKWFAEEARRVYGETIPAPSGDRRLLTLKQPVGVCAAITPWNFPNAMITRKCAPALAAGCPVIVKPSDLTPLSALALAVLAERVGIPAGVFNVVTGLPAGIGEELTGNPTVRKISFTGSTAVGRLLMRQSAEHIKRLSLELGGNAPFIVFDDADLEQAVTGIMLSKFRNAGQTCVCANRILVQDGIYERFAERLVEEVGKLKVGNGLEADVMIGPLINLAAVNKVARHIDDALSQGARLLCGAVPGGDSQFVQPTVLGEAHAGMLLANEETFGPVAPLMRFSTEEEALALANATPYGLGAYFFTQDLRRSWRFGEALEFGMIGLNTGIISMEVAPFGGIKQSGLGREGSKYGLDEYLEVKAFHIGGL; encoded by the coding sequence ATGCTCAAGAACCAATTGAAAGACCCCAGCCTGTTGGCAGAACTGGCCTACATCGATGGGCAGTGGATGGGCGCCGACAACGCCGCCACCCTTGACGTCATCGACCCCGCCAGCGGCCAAGTGCTCGCCCGGGTGCCGGCCATGCAAGGCGTAGAAACCCGTCGCGCCATCGAGGCCGCCGAGCGCGCCTGGCCGGCGTGGCGCGCGCGCCCGGCGGCGGAGCGTGCGGCGCTGCTGGAGCGCTGGTACCAAGCCATGATCGACAACCTCGACGACCTCGCGCTGATCATGACCTGCGAGCAGGGCAAACCGCTCAACGAAGCCAAAGGTGAAATCCGCTACGGGGCCGGTTTCGTCAAATGGTTTGCCGAGGAAGCACGCCGGGTTTATGGCGAGACCATCCCCGCGCCCAGCGGCGACCGTCGCCTGCTCACGCTCAAGCAACCGGTCGGCGTCTGCGCCGCGATCACGCCATGGAATTTCCCCAACGCGATGATCACTCGCAAATGTGCACCGGCCTTGGCCGCAGGCTGCCCGGTGATCGTCAAGCCGTCGGACCTGACTCCGTTGTCGGCCCTGGCCCTGGCCGTGCTGGCCGAGCGGGTCGGGATTCCAGCCGGGGTATTCAACGTCGTCACCGGTTTGCCCGCCGGCATCGGCGAAGAGCTGACCGGCAATCCGACGGTGCGCAAGATTTCCTTCACCGGCTCCACGGCGGTCGGTCGGTTGTTGATGCGCCAGAGCGCCGAGCACATCAAGCGCTTGAGCCTGGAACTGGGCGGCAACGCACCGTTCATTGTGTTTGACGACGCCGACCTGGAGCAGGCCGTTACCGGAATCATGCTCAGCAAATTTCGCAACGCCGGCCAGACGTGCGTCTGCGCCAACCGCATCCTGGTGCAGGACGGTATCTATGAGCGTTTCGCCGAGCGGCTGGTGGAAGAGGTGGGCAAACTCAAGGTCGGCAACGGCCTGGAGGCTGACGTCATGATCGGCCCGCTGATCAACCTGGCCGCCGTAAACAAAGTCGCCCGGCACATCGACGACGCGTTGAGCCAGGGCGCGCGCCTGCTCTGTGGCGCAGTGCCTGGCGGCGACAGTCAATTCGTCCAGCCGACGGTGCTTGGCGAAGCCCACGCCGGGATGTTATTGGCCAACGAAGAAACCTTCGGCCCCGTCGCGCCGTTGATGCGCTTTAGCACCGAAGAGGAGGCATTGGCCCTGGCTAACGCTACGCCGTATGGCCTGGGGGCTTATTTCTTTACCCAGGATCTGCGCCGTTCATGGCGCTTCGGCGAGGCGCTGGAGTTCGGCATGATCGGCCTCAATACCGGGATCATTTCCATGGAAGTCGCGCCCTTCGGTGGCATCAAGCAATCGGGCCTGGGGCGCGAGGGCAGCAAATACGGCCTGGATGAATACCTTGAAGTCAAAGCCTTCCACATCGGTGGGCTGTAA
- a CDS encoding tartrate dehydrogenase, which yields MSKAFRIAAIAGDGIGKEVLPEGLRVLEQAAKKWQLDLSIEVLDWAHCDYYLEHGQMMPSDWFEQLKGFDAIYFGAVGWPDKVPDHISLWGSLLKFRRDFDQYVNIRPVRLFPGVPCPLAGREAGDIDFVVIRENTEGEYSSVGGKMFEGTEHEFVLQESVFTRRGVDRILKFAFDLAQTRPRKRLTAATKSNGISISMPYWDERTALMAEQYPDVKWDKQHIDILCARFVLQPDRFDVVVASNLFGDILSDLGPACAGTIGIAPSANLDPQRRFPSLFEPVHGSAPDIYGKNIANPIAMIWSGALMLDFLGNGDERYRAAHDGILQAIEQVIAKGPITPDLGGEGSTQDVGKAIAAAL from the coding sequence ATGAGCAAAGCATTTCGAATTGCCGCCATCGCCGGCGATGGCATCGGCAAGGAAGTCCTGCCGGAAGGACTGCGGGTACTGGAGCAGGCTGCAAAAAAGTGGCAACTGGACTTGAGCATCGAAGTGCTCGATTGGGCCCATTGCGACTATTACCTGGAGCACGGGCAGATGATGCCCAGCGATTGGTTCGAGCAACTCAAGGGCTTCGACGCGATCTACTTCGGCGCCGTGGGCTGGCCGGATAAAGTGCCGGACCATATTTCCCTCTGGGGTTCGCTGCTCAAGTTCCGGCGCGACTTCGACCAGTACGTGAACATTCGCCCGGTGCGGTTGTTCCCCGGTGTACCGTGCCCCTTGGCCGGGCGCGAAGCGGGGGACATCGACTTCGTGGTGATCCGCGAAAACACCGAGGGCGAATACTCGTCCGTCGGCGGCAAGATGTTCGAAGGCACCGAGCATGAGTTCGTGCTGCAGGAGTCGGTGTTCACCCGGCGCGGTGTCGATCGCATCCTCAAGTTCGCCTTCGACCTGGCCCAGACCCGACCGCGCAAACGCCTGACCGCGGCGACCAAGTCCAACGGCATCTCCATCAGCATGCCGTACTGGGACGAGCGCACGGCATTGATGGCCGAGCAGTACCCGGACGTGAAATGGGACAAACAACACATCGATATCCTCTGTGCTCGGTTCGTGTTGCAGCCGGACCGCTTCGATGTGGTGGTGGCGTCCAACCTGTTCGGCGACATCCTCTCCGACCTGGGACCTGCATGTGCCGGCACCATCGGCATCGCACCGTCGGCCAACCTCGATCCGCAACGGCGCTTCCCATCGCTGTTCGAGCCGGTGCACGGCTCAGCGCCGGATATCTATGGAAAGAACATCGCCAACCCGATCGCGATGATCTGGTCCGGCGCGTTGATGCTCGACTTCCTGGGTAACGGCGACGAACGTTATCGCGCGGCCCACGACGGGATTCTCCAGGCCATTGAACAGGTTATCGCCAAAGGCCCGATCACCCCCGACCTGGGCGGCGAGGGCTCGACCCAGGATGTCGGCAAAGCCATCGCCGCCGCGCTTTGA
- the argE gene encoding acetylornithine deacetylase — protein sequence MKPRVLAIFQRLLAFETVSSESNLALIEYVRELLLGKGIESLIVKDESGKKANLFASTGPRELPGILLSGHTDVVPAAGQAWTVPAFQATVRDGRVYGRGSCDMKGFIALAIDAMLDAADHSLSRPLQLALSHDEEIGCVGVRRLLDVLHLAPMRPFLCVIGEPTNMQFVLGHKGKGSYRTYCRGLEAHSSLAPRSVNAIHVACDFIAALRQSQQQLQAQGAQDSDYDVPYSTVHVGQIVGGKALNIVPNLCTLDFEVRNLPADNLDQFLEQLRERAEVIVREARQLSSVADIEIETLNVYPGLDTHPSVEAVRFLKNFAAPGTGTAKVSFGTEGGLFKQRLDVPVVVCGPGSIEQAHKPDEFIEISQMDAGERFLDGLLGALKL from the coding sequence ATGAAGCCCCGGGTTTTAGCCATTTTCCAGCGCCTGCTGGCGTTTGAGACGGTCTCTTCTGAATCGAACCTGGCCCTGATCGAGTACGTGCGCGAGCTGCTCTTGGGCAAGGGCATCGAGTCGTTGATCGTCAAGGATGAAAGCGGCAAGAAGGCCAACCTGTTCGCCAGCACCGGTCCGCGTGAGTTGCCCGGAATCTTGCTGTCCGGCCACACCGACGTGGTGCCCGCGGCGGGGCAGGCCTGGACCGTCCCGGCGTTCCAGGCGACCGTGCGGGACGGGCGGGTGTATGGGCGCGGCAGCTGTGACATGAAAGGCTTTATCGCGCTGGCCATCGACGCCATGCTCGACGCCGCCGACCATTCGTTGAGCCGGCCGTTGCAACTGGCGCTTTCCCATGACGAAGAGATTGGCTGCGTGGGGGTGCGTCGCTTGCTCGACGTGCTGCACCTGGCGCCAATGCGGCCATTCCTGTGTGTGATCGGCGAGCCGACCAACATGCAGTTCGTTCTCGGACACAAGGGCAAGGGTTCCTACCGCACCTATTGTCGTGGCCTGGAAGCGCATTCGTCCCTGGCGCCGCGTTCGGTCAATGCCATTCACGTGGCCTGTGATTTCATCGCGGCGCTGCGCCAGAGCCAGCAGCAACTGCAAGCCCAGGGCGCCCAGGACAGCGACTACGACGTGCCCTACAGTACCGTGCATGTGGGGCAGATTGTCGGCGGCAAGGCGCTGAACATCGTGCCCAACCTGTGCACCCTGGATTTCGAAGTGCGCAACCTGCCGGCCGATAACCTGGATCAATTCCTGGAGCAATTGCGCGAACGTGCCGAAGTGATCGTGCGCGAGGCCCGGCAACTCTCCAGCGTGGCGGACATCGAAATCGAAACCCTGAACGTCTATCCCGGCCTGGATACGCATCCGAGCGTCGAGGCCGTGCGATTCCTGAAAAACTTCGCCGCCCCCGGCACGGGTACCGCCAAGGTGTCCTTTGGCACCGAGGGCGGTTTGTTCAAGCAACGCCTGGACGTGCCGGTGGTGGTCTGCGGCCCAGGCTCCATCGAACAGGCACACAAGCCGGACGAGTTCATCGAGATCAGCCAGATGGACGCGGGGGAACGGTTTTTGGATGGGTTGTTGGGGGCGTTGAAACTCTAA